TACGTCGCCGGGATGTGCCGATAACGCAAATTCTCCGGAATCTACAATCATATCGCATAAGGCTTTCACCTTTATGTATCTGTCATCTATTGACTGTGTATTGTTAAAATAGATACGGGCTTCTGCTGCCAGCACCGCATATCTGAAAGGACGTGGCAAAGTTTCTTCCAGAGCTTTCAAATAGTCTGCTATCGGGGTCACCCCATATTTTAAAGAAGCACCTACTTCGTCTTCCACTAAATAAGCTCCTCCGTAGAAATGGATCAAGGTAGAATAAATGATAGCAGATTGCATTTGCACCTCTTTATTGTATTCTTCCCATTGTTCCGTAATGGAAGGAGGACATGCATAGGCATAAAACTTTTTGTTGGCTTCTTTATAAAATTGAAGGGCTTTATACGAATCATCCCACAGTTCTTTGGAAATAGCAGCCAATCCGGTGCTATATAATTGGTTCATAGCTGTAGGGGTATCTTTGGTTAAACGGTTGTTTACCTCCCGCAGGGTACCACTGTATTCGGAAAATAGATCCTCACATTCTTGTATAGTTTGCGCTAAGGTTTCTTTCCAATTTACATATTGAGAGGAAGCCAGATATATTTTAAACTCACTTACGTCTCCTTCTTCGGAAAGATTAATATCCCGGAGCGGAACAGATTCCACTTTATCGTTAAGATCTACCAAACCATCGCCGTTTACATCTTGCAACTTCAAACAACCTACCCTTGCACCGTCCGGGTAAATATCCGGCAAACGGTATTGCGGCCACATACTAGTTTCTTGTTGGGTAGTAAATACACCTTCTACTACCAAGCCATGATACAGGTTAGTAAGAGAATCGCCTTTATAGGCTTTAAAGGCTAACAAATCTTCCTGATGGTCTATTGTAAAACGTCCCTCCTGGTCAGTAATCCCTTCTCCGAGTAACGCTCCTACATTGGTAGGCTCGCCCTGTGCATTATATTCATATTTATATACTTCTACTTTCGCATCGCTCAAAGGAAAGGCTTCTTTCTCATTTTCCGGAGACCATTCCTGATTACACCGAAGTACGCGGATCGTTGTATGATAAGATACCGGAGCCGGTTGATCTTCCATATCTTCTATCGCAGGAATCATACCTTCCACTTCATAAATAACACTTTTCCCTACCTTAACTCCTGTCGTCTCGATGGAGATTCCGTTTATAAACAGTTGATCCTCTTTCCGGATAACCAATAA
The genomic region above belongs to Parabacteroides pacaensis and contains:
- a CDS encoding fasciclin domain-containing protein, which codes for MKNLLTFALLLSGLALTTVSCSSDDDPEPGPSPIEEQVNKIVEELQKNPEISKFTEELKTLDIANVNTDELTVFAVKNEAFKEMSKASVPQSIKRHIAKGGYAIDQLKDSMILKSITDDSLLVIRKEDQLFINGISIETTGVKVGKSVIYEVEGMIPAIEDMEDQPAPVSYHTTIRVLRCNQEWSPENEKEAFPLSDAKVEVYKYEYNAQGEPTNVGALLGEGITDQEGRFTIDHQEDLLAFKAYKGDSLTNLYHGLVVEGVFTTQQETSMWPQYRLPDIYPDGARVGCLKLQDVNGDGLVDLNDKVESVPLRDINLSEEGDVSEFKIYLASSQYVNWKETLAQTIQECEDLFSEYSGTLREVNNRLTKDTPTAMNQLYSTGLAAISKELWDDSYKALQFYKEANKKFYAYACPPSITEQWEEYNKEVQMQSAIIYSTLIHFYGGAYLVEDEVGASLKYGVTPIADYLKALEETLPRPFRYAVLAAEARIYFNNTQSIDDRYIKVKALCDMIVDSGEFALSAHPGDVFQAAESKASLAGGYPDKSSFKKGEYYHPIRYEEVLFMLAEADIKLGMSAGALEIVNMWYLQQGMAPMLPPGASNEEILAEVKNLWSRALDNEGFDYVNLRRWDSFMEYFQGKGVQSAKSHNNLLPIPPDVIAAYPDIQQNPGY